One genomic region from Homalodisca vitripennis isolate AUS2020 chromosome 6, UT_GWSS_2.1, whole genome shotgun sequence encodes:
- the LOC124364081 gene encoding uncharacterized protein LOC124364081 yields the protein MNTLPLEVLGKIIEDLTPDELVACSAVSVGWRDAFNQDSLWRPLCNEDTAEYLETAESRVDPRFESPESQDSTLSPVCRWRMCYMREIHLRKNWRRWNCIKDDIPVKDFNLSDMYNFVSKDLVINTQQDLNNKVDVSLWNVKSVPVRLGNPFSISFNGGDVIMVNEKFSVIVKTHHVEVYNCESSCDCEWPMRYFFFVGGTETYLSGDKDKILTNDNVHECIKSYYLTGTFFVYVTTNNSDLHIWDLNVGTELNRVKFRDELVPAVESIYNIIKSENDSKDFVLVQSYEAKNVVANVFRVYSLNRLQFLPFQVRHDFPYQRVRCILLDQFVTVAKIWGSVHIYNYMKSELIVKVSTTCSGILAFGRNIVICEEGIMHAKFDCCTLKVAPYSIIDLSKSMSDYQLEDYLLDKVFCKITGNILQFSEDVKTFVSDDEVWFTREMFSFESYKVNESHTKLLFKCLCHNQYLLKIITFW from the coding sequence ATGAACACACTCCCACTGGAAGTACTGGGTAAAATCATAGAGGACCTGACACCCGACGAGCTGGTAGCGTGTTCTGCCGTTAGTGTGGGCTGGAGGGATGCCTTCAACCAGGACAGTCTGTGGAGGCCACTCTGCAACGAGGACACAGCAGAGTACTTGGAGACTGCGGAGAGTAGAGTGGACCCTAGGTTTGAGTCTCCGGAGTCACAGGACAGCACGCTGAGTCCTGTCTGTCGCTGGCGGATGTGTTACATGCGTGAGATTCACCTGCGAAAAAACTGGAGGCGATGGAACTGTATCAAAGATGACATACCGGTCAAGGATTTTAATCTTAGTGATATGTATAACTTCGTTTCTAAAGACTTAGTCATCAACACACAACaagatttaaataacaaagtgGATGTTTCACTCTGGAACGTCAAAAGCGTTCCAGTAAGATTAGGAAACCCATTTAGTATCTCGTTCAATGGAGGTGATGTTATAATGGTCAATGAAAAGTTTTCAGTGATTGTGAAGACACATCACGTGGAAGTTTACAACTGTGAGTCATCCTGTGACTGCGAGTGGCCCATGAGGTATTTTTTCTTTGTTGGTGGGACTGAGACGTATCTATCTGGTGACAAAGACAAGATTTTGACTAACGATAATGTACACGAATGTATCAAATCTTATTATTTGACaggaacattttttgtttatgttacaaCAAACAACAGTGATCTTCACATATGGGATCTCAATGTTGGTACAGAATTAAATCGAGTGAAGTTCCGAGACGAACTTGTTCCAGCTGTTGAAagtatttacaacattatcaaatCCGAGAATGATTCAAAAGATTTTGTCCTAGTTCAGAGCTATGAAGCGAAAAACGTAGTTGCCAACGTATTCCGTGTCTACAGCCTGAATAGATTACAGTTCCTCCCTTTCCAAGTGCGTCATGACTTCCCTTACCAACGTGTTAGATGTATTTTATTGGACCAGTTTGTTACTGTTGCTAAAATATGGGGTTCTGTTCACATATACAATTATATGAAGTCTGAATTGATTGTGAAAGTGTCAACCACTTGTTCTGGCATTCTAGCGTTTGGAAGAAACATAGTGATTTGTGAAGAAGGGATAATGCATGCAAAGTTCGATTGTTGTACTTTAAAGGTAGCACCATATTCAATTATCGACTTAAGTAAAAGCATGTCGGATTATCAATTGGAGGATTACTTGTTGGATAAGGTATTCTGCAAAATTACAGGCAATATACTGCAGTTTTCGGAGGATGTAAAGACTTTTGTATCAGACGATGAAGTATGGTTTACAAGAGAAATGTTTTCGTTTGAAAGCTACAAAGTTAATGAATCTCATACCAAGTTACTTTTTAAATGTCTATGCCATAACCAGTATTTGCTTAAAATTATCACCTTTTGGTAA